Below is a window of Brassica oleracea var. oleracea cultivar TO1000 unplaced genomic scaffold, BOL UnpScaffold01016, whole genome shotgun sequence DNA.
CAAGCCTaacttaaagtatgttttatgttttattcaattagttttatatttgataaatattttatatgtgttgGAATAAACCGTGAAActatactaaaaaaaatatcaataataacgTGTTCCAGTATATGATTAAATATTAATGactattactatttattttatcatatatatcttgTTTAATActttatctataaaaattatattattatgtatttggtGAGGGTTTTAAAGAATTTGTTTCTTGCATTTGAAGTAAAATACATTTGTATATATGAAATAGTAGgcatatataattctttttatattaataaataaattataattgatgatttaattaaaagtaatgTTAAGCTAAAATgaattcattattttaaaaaattaatagattagttatttagttccttaattttaggttagtgtatatatttaacaataattaaattatgtataaatagaaataagaGGAAACCTAATTAAATATAATGGTCTAACCTAGACTATTTGTAAGTACATAAAAAATAtgaccctaaattaatagactAGAAGGGTAtgttaaaaattcaaaaaccttAAAGTTTGAAGGTCTAAGAGCTGTGGCTCAAAAAAGAAGGTTTAAGAGCTAAACACAggtataaaacaaataataataatctggTATAAAACAGGGGATGATATGTAGTTATTTTCGCCATGTTTCATGTGATTGAGGTACTCAGGTGAAACAATCGAGATCTTTAAGCAAAAATCAAAGAAGTATGATTAACtgaaaactataaataaaataaaaagaggatATCTGACAAGCTGCCCGAAATCACGGAAGAAACTGTAATCCAACTGACACGGGCAAAGATTAAAAATTGCTGCCCGTCggggaaaaaaataaaagaaattttttatttttatttttaattccaaagttttttttattttttaaaaaataatatctcaAAGCGAAAAGGCTCCATCATAAATGTGAAActtccctcttcttcttctccactggAATCACCAAACCCAAACAGGGCCCACCGTGGCGCTTTACTCTCACGGCGGAGCGCCTCACCGGTGGCAGACGGTGTCGTGATTCCCAAGAGAAGCAGCGATGGGGCAGAGCATGAGCTGCGGAGCTAGACCAGAGCACGAGATATTCGCCTCCGTGCAGCGCGGCGACATCGTCACCGTGCGTCGAGCTATAACGGCGGATCCGAGTGTCTTGCGACAGACCACTGCTTACGATCGTCACTCCCTTCTCCACGTCGCTGCTGCTAGCGGCCACATCGAGGTCTGTTTTAGTTAGTTTTCTCGCCGGAATCTCTTGTTTGATTCGGTTTTATTACTGATGCATTTCTGCAGGTTTTGTCATTCCTTCTGGAACGATCTTCAAATCCAGATATGTTGAATCGCCACAAGCAGGTAACATTTGATGATTCGTATTGATCTTTTGTTGTAATTCTAAAGAAACTGATGTGATTCGTGTAGACTCCGTTAATGTTGGCTGCAATGCATGGGAGGATCTCTTGCATCAAGAAGCTTGCTCAAGTTGGAGCTAATGTAcgtaaggttttttttttttttttttttttttttgaattatataggAGTATCATGACCCTAGTCTAGACTATCGGTTTCCTATCCATGGCGAtggcgatgccgaaatgttaattcccTAGTGGCCGGGGACTCGAACCCTGGTGGCTTCACCCTATTGGACTTTTGAGCTCAAGTTAATCACCACCAGACCGCAATTTTTGACTATGTTAATGTTGGGAATCTGCAGGTTTTGATGTTTGATAGTGTGAATAGAAGAACATGCTTGCACTACGCAGCTTACTATGGACATGCTGATTGTGTTCAAGCCATTCTTTCTGCTGCTCGCTCAACTCCCGTTGCTCTTCATTGGtgacactctctctctcttttacatGATCATTAGTTATGCATTTTAGCtgaaagtttattttatactttggAGTTTACTTTTCTCAGGGGATATGCGAGATTTGTGAATCTGAGAGATGACAAAGGAGCAACACCGTTGCATCTAGCTGCACGTCAGAGAAGTCCTGATTGTGTGAATGCCTTGTTGGACAGTGGCTCTCTTGTTTGTGCTTCTACTAGCCTATACTGGTGATGAAGCTGTTTCTGTTGAAATTAACATTTGTCAATCTTTTGGGACTGAATAATCTCCTTGAAACAGGTCTCCAGGAAGCACAGCTCTTCATTTAGCAGCAAGAAGCGGATCTATCGACTGCGTCAGAAAATTACTAGCTTGGGGTGCTGATCGTCTCCAGAGAGACGGTTCTGGGTATTTTTAAACATTCTCTATCGCCACTTTCCAAACTTGTATTGAAAATCTCAGTGAATCTTGAAATCTTTTTCCTTCAGGAAGATACCTTATGTGGTTGCCATGAAATACAAGCACGGAGCATGTGGAGCGTTGCTTAACCCTTCTTCTGCAGAGCCTCTTGTCTGGCCATCGCCGTTAAAGTTCATCAGCGAGCTTAACGAGGAGGCGAAACTGCTCTTAGAGCAGGCTCTGATGGATGCTAACATGGAAAGAGAAAAAGCCATCCTTAATGGAACTGATTACTCCTtaccatcaccaccaccatcttTCTCCGACACTGCCTCAGATGATGATAACATGTCTGAGGTAATGTTACACATAAAGCTTACACTGTTTGTTAAATCCTATATTAATGCGTTGTAAAATGTGTTTTCAGATGAGTGATTCAGAACTGTGCTGCATTTGCTTTGAGCAAGTGTGCACGATAGAAGTCAAAGACTGTGGTCACCAAATGTGTGCACAATGCACACTTGCACTTTGCTGTCACAACAAACCGAACCCAACGACCTCAACTGTGACTCCACCGGTCTGCCCGTTCTGTAGAAGTGTCATCGCACGGTTAGTAGTCGCTCAGAAGAACAACAAGGACGATAGGAGCAATAGCCAAGATGAAGTTGGTGATGTAAGCTCCTCAAAACTAAGGAAGCATAGAAAATCGATAAACCTTGGAGAAGAAGGCAGCAGCTTCATGGGACTATCAAGCATTGGATCGTTCGGAAAGGTTACCGGCCGTGGCTCTGGAAGGATCACAGCCGACAATGAGCTGATGAATAAACCGATCTCCTGAGGATTGATTTCACTTTAAAGACGAGACATTTTGGGTGAAATTGTGAGAATGTATAGATGAATTTATGTAATATGATCTTttgtggtggtggaggagaggGAGGTTAAAATAAGGAAAGAAGAAGTGAGTTTGTGTAATGCAGTCAATGATTTGTTGTTTCTCTGATAAGTTTTGCAGAAACATTTGGTTTGATGTTATTACTGTATTTGTTTACTTGATAATGAAGCTGAAGCTCataatcttcttcttgtctttgtCTCACTTGTTTTTGCTGATAAATTAATGGAAAAAACTgtattaaattcataaaatgGCAGAAATGTTTTTACTCTGCCTTCATCTCTTTATTTTTCGcctatttttatattcttaaaaatgGACAGTTGAGGTGGGAACAAATGCTATAGGAATGGCTGCAAAGTTGCCAGTGGAGAAAGAGATGAAGGAGAGAGGGAGTCATTGAAAAGACGAAGAAAGAGTCTCTTGGTGGTGTGTTTTGGGGATCGTTGTCCCCACATGATCCAATCACTTTGTTTATTAATGCCCTACTTTTAGaagaatatttatttgatttacaAAATTATGAGTGTTATAAAAATCCGTCTAGACGGCTAATAATCAGAAAATTGGATATGAGCAAAaccgattaaaaaaaaaccagtCTAGATAATCAAAAAATCGGTATAAGTGTACGCCTAAACAGTAATCTTCTATAAGACGCTTAACCATCGCCTAACGACTTTTAGAacattgtatatatgtatttttttctttttgttaagtttataGGGAAAACAATTATggattgtgtttttatttttcattaaaaaaaatcttttctttttatttctttcacgTTTTCCCTCTTCAAATTCAACCTACATTTTAgatataaaagaaaagtaaaaggCAAATattcaaccttttttttttttttttttttaaaaaNNNNNNNNNNNNNNNNNNNNNNNNNNNNNNNNNNNNNNNNNNNNNNNNNNNNNNNNNNNNNNNNNNNNNttttttttttttttttttttttttttaataaaatatattttattcatttcttcCCCGAAGGGCATCGGAACAGAACAATACAGCCGGTACACCGGAGAAACTTCAATCCTAGATTACAGGTGATTTAAGCTAGGCTAAAAAATTACAGGTTTAAGCAGAGAAGATATAAGGTTGTGGGGAAGAAGACTGAGGAAGCACGCTCCCTCCTCCGTTAGACACCGCAGCCACCAGATCCAGTTTCCAGAGACTTCTCACGGCAGGGGTGTCGGATGCCCGCCAGATCCATCGCCAGTTACCATCAACGGAGCCATCCACGGAGTGTCCCGCGGCCACAAAGCGTCGACTTCAAAATGAGACCAACTCCAAAACCCTAACCGCCGTTAGCCGCAACAGCTTCACCGCCTCACATGTCCGAGAGATTGTGTGTACCTCCACTCTTTGCGGCGGAGAAAGGAAGAAGACGCGCCGGCGAGATTCAAGACATAAGGGAACCGCCATCCCGGATGTGAGATCCACCGACACCGACGAACAACCCTTTCAATCGGAGCTTAACCCCAGCCCCAATGACTGACAAGCGGGTTCCGGCTGGGTCACCGTCGTCCTCTAACGGCGCACACCAATATCACACCGACGAGTCACCAGAGCGGGATTTCTAGGGGCCACCGCTTCAGAAAACCCTCCCGAGTCACAGCAAAGAGAGAGGGTCACCTCCTAGTAGCACCGGGTCTTGTCTATCCCGTCTCGTAGAGCAGTTTCCGGAGAGGGAGAGCCACTACGAGCACCAACGTCGCCGCCGGAGCACCGTAGTGTCTCCACCCTTTACAATCGGTGTTTGGGTTTTTGAGAGAACGAGGAGAGAAGCGCGTGTGTTTCAATGCCTCTCAAAggcttttttctcttttgcCAATATTCATTCTCGAACCAGTACCATCTGTTTTACTTTTTACTGGTTCTCTATCATCATTCTGATTTTCTTTAGTTACTTTTAGAATTTCTTTTTGGGTCAAATATAACTTTTGGAATTTAATCCGATGGCTTAAACTATAAAAACAGAAATCGAAAATCATAATACTGAAGTCAGAAGAGTCTGACATAAACATGTTATTGACTGCTTCACGTAGGCCCCGGGACTGTTTCATGTGACTCCTTCCTATTGTATTTCatgcatttttttaattatcatttctGTTTTATGGCATTATAGACGATCAGAATTATTCGAACTCAAATCATGCcgtatattaaaagaaaaatatttgatattaatgtATTCACGATATACGATATGTTCGTTACGACGGTTTCGCATCGATTTGAGAATGAATAGATCGACCTGTCGTTTAGATAGGTTATCAATCAGACTCcacataaatgtgttcacatattattttattttttaaatataaaattcacatGCGAGATTCCACGGATTATACAAAAGTTCTACATAGAAagacaattaataaaaaattcactaatgtataaacctattttatttttacttaattttattttaattttttttcatgtgttattttaaacaaaaatattttttttgttaattaaaaatat
It encodes the following:
- the LOC106320678 gene encoding putative E3 ubiquitin-protein ligase XBAT31, translated to MGQSMSCGARPEHEIFASVQRGDIVTVRRAITADPSVLRQTTAYDRHSLLHVAAASGHIEVLSFLLERSSNPDMLNRHKQTPLMLAAMHGRISCIKKLAQVGANVLMFDSVNRRTCLHYAAYYGHADCVQAILSAARSTPVALHWGYARFVNLRDDKGATPLHLAARQRSPDCVNALLDSGSLVCASTSLYWSPGSTALHLAARSGSIDCVRKLLAWGADRLQRDGSGKIPYVVAMKYKHGACGALLNPSSAEPLVWPSPLKFISELNEEAKLLLEQALMDANMEREKAILNGTDYSLPSPPPSFSDTASDDDNMSEMSDSELCCICFEQVCTIEVKDCGHQMCAQCTLALCCHNKPNPTTSTVTPPVCPFCRSVIARLVVAQKNNKDDRSNSQDEVGDVSSSKLRKHRKSINLGEEGSSFMGLSSIGSFGKVTGRGSGRITADNELMNKPIS